The Hordeum vulgare subsp. vulgare chromosome 7H, MorexV3_pseudomolecules_assembly, whole genome shotgun sequence DNA window GGGCCGCAGATCAACTGAACGGCTGCTGGTCAAACAGTTTTGGCCTGAAATGACATGCATGGCATGGGTTTCCCGACTTTTGTCTCGAGCAACAGCTTTTTTAGGTAATAGGACTCGGGATCCTAGAACTTGCACACAATGTGATGGATTGATCCTAGAACTTGCAAAGTGATCCTATTTGATCCTAAAACTTGTAACTCTGGTGTAAATTTAGTCCACAGTCAATCACAGCGTGCCAAGCGGACAGAGTGGGACAGGGTCGGTCTTTTGCACACAGCCCCTTGCGTTTGTCACTTATTAATATAGCCGCACATATTTCAAAATGCACCTGAATTAATTAAGCTTCAATCTTCTGGCGCATGCATGCACGCACGTATCTCTCATCGATGTCCTCGGCACACGCAAGAAGGTCCACTTCGtcctcgacctcgccgccggcggTGAGCTCTTCTCGCTCGTCGACTCCGACGGCCGCATGGCGGAGGACCTCGCGCGGCATTACTTTCGCCAGCTCGTCTCCGCCGTCCGGTACTGCCACTCCCGCGGCGTCTACCACCGCGACATCAAGCCGGAGAATTTGCTGCTCGACGGCGAGGGCGAGTTTAAGGTCGCCGACTTCGGGCTCGGCGCCATCGCGGACGGGAGCCTCCACCACACCCTCTGCGGCACCCCTGCCTACGTCGCGCCGGAGATCCTCTCGAAGCAGGGGCACCACCCGGCCAAGGTCGAGATCTGGTCCTGCGGCGTGGTGCACTTCGTGCTCGCCGCCGGCTACCTCCCATTCAACGACGCCAGCCTCATCAACATGTACCGCAAGATCTACGCCGGCAAGTTCCGGTGCCCGAACTGGTTCTTGCCGGCGCTGCGCCACCTGCTGCGCCGCATCCTCGACCCCAACCCGGCCACGCACATTGACACGGACGGCATCATGGAGCACCCGTGGTTCTGCCACGGCATGGGCGGCAACGGCGAGCTGGAGAAGCTGATGCGCGGCCACGAGGAGGAGGCGTGGTTCAAGACGGAGTTCAAAACTAATTGGGACTGAAATGAAATTAATCAATAATCCGCTGAATTACGATGGTATCTAAATATGCATAACAAGTCTCTATATACATGGGCTGCTATAATCATTTTACAcaaagaaatgaacacaacatggAAATAACTTTCTGCTACAAATTTCGTAGCCCGAATGACCTAGCTTATAATGCAGATAATACAACACCAGTCCAAATTCCAAATGGATAGATATATAGGATATAAAGCATCATCGACTAAGATGTTTTTGCACCACAAATAACTCACTCAGCACGAAGTAAGTGAAACAACATTTTGTATAGAAGTCAGCCCAAAAAGATGTAACTGATGAGTgatgctactgttggggaacgtcgcatgggaaacaaaaattttcctacgcgcacgaagacctatcatggtgatgtccatctacgagaggggatgagtgatctacgtacccttgtagatcgtacaacagaagcgtttagagaacgcggttgatgtagtggaacgtcctcacgtccctcgatccgccccgcgaacaatcccgcgatcagtcccacgatctagtaccgaacggacggcacctccgcgttcagcacacgtacagctcgacgatgacctcggccttcttgatccagcaagagagacggataggtagaagagttctccggcaacgtgacggcgctccggaggttggtgatgatcttgtctcagcagggctccgcccgagctccgcagaaacgcgatctagaggaaaaactatggaggtatgtggtcgggcagcggtgagaaagtcgtctcaaatcagccctaattgctccatatatataggaggagggagggggaccttgccttggggtccaagggaccctcaaggggtcggccgagccaaggggggaaggactccccccccaaaccgagttggacttggtttggtgggaggagtccccctcccttcccacttcctccctctttttttttcttttcctttgatttctttttcttggcgcataggcccccttggggctgtaccaccagcccactaagggctggtgtgtctccccaaagcctatgggcttccccggggtgggttgcccccccggtgaactcccggaacccattcgtcattcccggtacattcccggtaactccgaaaaccttccggtaatcaaatgaggtcatcctatatatcaatcttcgttttcggaccattccggaaaccctcgtgacgtccgtgatctcatccgggactccgaacaacattcggtaaccaaccatataactcaaatacgcataaaacaacgtcgaaccttaagtgtgcagaccctgcgggttcgagaactatgtagacatgacccgagagactcctcggtcaatatccaatagcgggacctggatgcccatattggatcctacatattctacaaagatcttatcgtttgaacctcagtgccaaggattcgtataatcccgtatgtcattccctttgtccttcggtatgttacttgcccgagattcaatcgtcagtatccgcatacctatttcaatctcgtttaccggcaagtctctttactcgtttcgcaatacaagatcccgcaacttacactaagttacattgcttgcaaggcttgtgtgtgatgttgtattaccgagtgggccccgagatacctctccgtcacacggagtgacaaatcccagtcttgatccatactaactcaactaacaccttcggagatacctgtagagcatctttatagtcacccagttacgttgcgacgtttgatacacacaaagcattcctccggtgtcagtgagttatatgatctcatggtcataggaataaatacttgacacgcagaaaacagtagcaacaaaattgacacgatcaccatgctacgtctattagtttgggtctagtccatcacgtgattctcccaatgacgtgatccagttatcaagcaacagcaccttgttcataatcagaagacactgactatcatcgatcaactggctagccaactagaggcatgctagggacggtgttttgtctatgtatccacacatgtaaatgagtcttcattcaatacaattatagcatggataataaactattatcttgatacaggaattataataataactatacatttattattgcctctagggcataattccaacagtctcccacttgcactagagtcaataatctagccctcacatcaccatgtgaattacattgtaataaatctaacacccatacagttctggtgtcgatcatgttttggccgtggaagaggtttagtcagcgggtctgctacattcagatccgtgtgcactttgcatatatttacgtcctcctcctgacgtagtcgcggatgaggttgaagcgtcgtttgatgtgtctggtcttcttgtgaaaccttggttcctttgctaaggcaatggcaccagtgttgtcacagaacaaggttattggatccagtgcacttggcaccactccaagatccgtcatgaactgcttcatccagacaccctccttagccgcctccgaggcagccatgtactccgcttcacatgtagaatctgctacgacgctttgcttggaactgcaccagcttactccacccccattaagaataaatacgtatccggtttgcgacttagagtcgtccggatctgtgtcaaagcttgcatcgacgtaaccttttacggcgagctcttcgtcacctccatacacgagaaacatctccttagtccttttcaggtacttcaggatattcttgaccgctgtccagtgatccactcctggattactctggaacctacctgccatacttatggccaggctaacatccggtctagtgcacagcatcgcatacatgatagaacctatggctgaagcataggggacggagcgcatatgctctctatcttcatcagttgctgggcactgagtcttactcaatctcgtaccttgtaacactggcaagaaccctttcttggactgttccattttgaacctcttcaaaactttatcaaggtatgtgctttgtgaaagtcctatcacgcgttttgatctatccctatagatcttaatgcctagaatgtaagcagcttctcctaggtccttcatagcgaaacttttattcaagtaaccttttatgctctccaaaagctctacgttgtttccaatcagtaatatgtcatccacatataatattagaaacgccacagagctcccactcactttcttgtaaatacaagattctccaaccacttgtataaacccaaatgctttgatcacctcatcaaagcgtttgttccaactccgagatgcttgcaccagtccataaatggatcgctggagcttgcacaccttgtcagcatttttaggatcgacaaaaccttcgggttgcatcatatacaactcttccttaaggaaaccgttaaggaacgccgttttgacatccatctgccagatttcataatcgaaaaatgcagctattgctaacatgattctgacggacttaagcatcgctacgggtgagaaggtctcatcgtagtcaactcctggaacttgtgaaaaacccttttccacaagtcgagctttataaacggtcacattaccgtcagcgtccgtctttttcttaaagatccatttgttctgaatagccttgcggccctcaggtagtatctccaaagtccacactttgttctcatacatggatcctatctcggatttcatggcttctagccatttgttggaatctgggcccaccattgcttcttcataatttgcaggttcattgttgtctaacaacatgattgataagacgggattactgtaccactctggagcagcgcgtggtctcgttgacctgcggggttcaacagaaacttgaactggagtttcatgatcatcatcattaacttcctcctcaaccggcgtcgcaacgacagaggtttccccttgccctgcgccaccatccagagggatgagaggttcgacaacctcatcaagttctatcttcctcccactcaattctctcgagagaaactccttctcgagaaaagttccgttcttagcaacaaacactttgccctcggatttgagatagaaggtgtacccaactgtctcttttgggtaacctatgaagacgcatttttccgctttgggttccagcttttcaagctgaagctttttgacataagcatcacatccccaaactttaagaaacgacaactttggtcttctaccataccacagttcgtatggtgtcgtctcaatggattttgatggtgccctatttaaagtgaatgcagctgtttccaatgcataaccccaaaatgataacggcaaatcagtaagagacatcatagatcgcaccatctctaacaaagtacgattacgacgttcggacaaaccattacgctgtggtgttccaggcggtgttaactgcgaaacaattccacattgtcttaagtgagtaccaaactcgaaactcacatattcacccccacgatcagaccgttggaacttgatctttttgttacgatgattttccacttcactctgaaattgcttgaacttttcaaatgtttcagacttgtgcttcatcaagtagacataaccatatcaacttaagtcgtcagtgaaggtgaggaaataacgatatccgccgcgtgcctccacgctcattggaccacacacatcggtatgtatgatttccaacaagtcacttgcacgctccattgttccggagaacggagtcttagtcatcttgcccatgaggcatggttcgcacgtgtcaagtgaatcaaagtcaagtgactccaaaagcccatcagcatggagtttcttcatgcgctttacaccaatatgacccaagcggcagtgccataaaaatatggcgctatcattgtttactctaactcttttggtctcaatgttatgtatatgcgtattgctatcaagattcaatatgaacaatcctctcacattcggtgcatgaccataaaagatgttactcatagaaatagaacaaccattattctcagacttaaaagagtaaccgtctcgcaataaacaagatccagatataatgttcatgctcaacacaggcactaaataacaatgatttaagttcatcactaatcccgatggtagctgaagtgacactgtgccgacggcgattgcatcaaccttggaaccatttcctacgcgcatcgtcacttcgtccttcgccagccttcgtctattccgcacttcctgtttcgagttgcaaatgtgagcaacagaaccggtatcgaatacccaggcactactacgagagccggttaagtacacatcaataacatgtatatcaaatatacctgatttttctttgcccgccttcttatctgccagatacttggggcaattgcgcttccagtgacccatacccttgcaatagaagcactctgtttcaggcttaggtccagccttgggtttctccagcggattggcaacaggcttgccgctcttcttcgaattgcccttcttgcctttgccgtttctcttgaaactagtggtcttgctcaccatcaacacttgatgttctttacggagttcagactctgcgactttcagcatcgcaaacaactcgccgggagacttgttcatcccttgcatgttgtagttcaacacaaagcctttatagcttggcggcagtgattgaaggattctgtcagtgatagcttcttgcgggagttcaatccccagttcagctagacggtttgagtacccagacattttgagcacatgttcactgacagacgagttttcctccatcttgcaagcatagaatttatcggaggtctcatacctctcgatccgggcgttcttctaaaagataaacttcaactcctggaacatctcaaatgctccatgacgctcaaagcgacgttgaagtcccggttctaagccagacaagactgcacattgaactattgagtagtcctccttacgcgctaaccaagcgttcttaacatcctgatcagccgtagcgggtggttcatctcctagcgcagcattaaggacataatcctcctttccagcttgtaagattagcttaagattacgagcccagtctacaaagttgcttccatcatctttcaacttggctttctctaggaacgtattaaaattcaggatgacacttgcgtgagccatgatctacaacacaaatatattcaaagtggacttagactatgttcaagataattagagttcaacttaatcaaattatatgccaaactcccactcaaaaagtacatctctctagtcatttgagtggttcatgatccacttacactatcccaagtccgattatcacgtgagttgagtatagtttccgtggtaagcatccctatgctaatcatatcaactatatgattcatgatcgacctttcggtctcatgtgttccgaggccatgtctgcacatgctaggctcgtcaagcttaacccgagtgttccgcgtgcgcaactgttttgcacccgttgtatgtgaacgttgagtctatcacacccgatcatcacgtggtgtctcgaaacgaagaactgtagcaacggtgcacagtcggggagaacacaatttcgtcttgatattttagtgagagatcacctcataatgctaccgtcgttctaagcaaaataaggtgcataaaaggattaacatcacatgcaattcataagtgacatgatatggccatcatcacgtgcttcttgatctcaatcaccaaagcacgggcacgatcttcttgtcaccggcgccacaccatgatcatccatcaacgtgttgccgtcggggttgtcgtgctacttatgctattactactaaagctacatcctagcaaaatagtaaacgcatctgcaagcacaaacgttagtttaaagacaaccctacggctcctgccggttgccgtaccatcgacgtgcaagtcgatatttctattacaacatgatcatctcatacatccaatatatcacatcacatcgttggccatatcacatcacaatcataccctgcaaaaacaagttagacgtcctctaattttgttgttgcatgttttacgtggtgaccaagggtatctagtaggatcgcatcttacttacgcaaacaccaccacggagatatatgagttgctatttaaccttatccaaggacctcctcggtcaaatacgattcaactaaagttggagaaaccgacacttgccagtcatctttgagcaaagggggttactcgtaacgatgaaaccagtctctcgtaagcgtacgagtaatgtcggtccaagccgcttcaatccaacaataccgcggaatcaagaaaagactaaggagggcagcaaaacgcacatcaccgcccacaaaaacttttgtgttctactcgagaagacatctacgcatgaacctagctcatgatgcctctgttggggaacgtcgcatgggaaacaaaaattttcctacgcgcacgaagacctatcatggtgatgtccatctacgagaggggatgagtgatctacgtacccttgtagatcgtacagcagaagcgtttagagaacgcggttgatgtagtggaacgtcctcacgtccctcgatccgccccgcgaacaatcccgcgatcagtccc harbors:
- the LOC123408383 gene encoding CBL-interacting protein kinase 29-like; the protein is MGTLAGPAVSGWSGPARPRAAAHWTGQRTNLFCSHGAGTAVRRVALASPLRSVVAFSASIEPRFNLLAHACTHVSLIDVLGTRKKVHFVLDLAAGGELFSLVDSDGRMAEDLARHYFRQLVSAVRYCHSRGVYHRDIKPENLLLDGEGEFKVADFGLGAIADGSLHHTLCGTPAYVAPEILSKQGHHPAKVEIWSCGVVHFVLAAGYLPFNDASLINMYRKIYAGKFRCPNWFLPALRHLLRRILDPNPATHIDTDGIMEHPWFCHGMGGNGELEKLMRGHEEEAWFKTEFKTNWD